The Opitutaceae bacterium genome includes a window with the following:
- a CDS encoding ATPase, T2SS/T4P/T4SS family: protein MALGKFQQQIVSKLVELGRLTQGQADTLAAQRGEMNGEDFDTYLHSEYKLTPFQILHAKGKAFGLSPFNVNRRKPGPTTFERLPLEFCSEHGILPVGQVGGFLLVAFANPFDVGLTLKIQEQTGLRVIRLLGREKDIRDKFNSSNQQAGLEDVVSKIDEEFSGGDDISISEAVDEDSGPIIQLANRVIEDAFYSGTSDIHVEPGEKEVTVRYRIDGICHEKLKLPAKVGPALVARLKIMCNLDIAERRLPQDGRIVFKNYTRKAIDIDLRVSTAPLNHGEGVVMRILDKQKSTLPMTALGFSEDNLAKYREVIRQPYGMILHCGPTGSGKSMTLYSALNEINSPELVIRTAEDPIEYTLPGINQMQMHRQIGLTFATALRSFLRQDPDIILVGEIRDKETANIAVEAALTGHLLISTLHTNDAPSTVARLTDMGIEPFMISSSLVCVCAQRLMRRVCKSCRIQIDPTPRENELLQKAIGWSGPIFKANTRGCPQCGSSGYKGRVGIHELMTTSEELIDAINKEVETAELKRIAMRNGMKTLHQDSMLKVKAGLSTMEESVATVPPDLESNK from the coding sequence ATGGCACTGGGAAAATTCCAGCAGCAGATCGTCAGCAAGCTCGTCGAGCTCGGGCGCCTCACCCAGGGACAGGCCGATACCCTCGCCGCCCAGAGGGGCGAAATGAACGGCGAGGACTTCGATACGTATCTCCATTCTGAATACAAGCTGACGCCGTTCCAGATTCTCCATGCGAAGGGCAAGGCGTTTGGGCTCTCGCCCTTCAACGTGAACCGGCGCAAGCCGGGTCCGACGACCTTCGAGCGCCTCCCGCTCGAGTTCTGTTCCGAGCACGGGATTCTTCCTGTCGGCCAGGTGGGTGGGTTTCTGTTGGTCGCGTTCGCCAATCCCTTCGACGTCGGCCTGACCCTCAAGATCCAGGAGCAGACGGGCCTGCGCGTGATCCGCCTGCTTGGCCGGGAAAAGGACATCCGGGACAAGTTTAACTCCTCGAACCAACAGGCCGGACTCGAGGACGTGGTGTCCAAGATCGACGAGGAATTCTCGGGAGGAGACGACATTTCAATCAGCGAGGCGGTCGATGAGGACAGCGGTCCGATCATCCAGCTTGCAAACCGCGTCATCGAGGACGCCTTCTACAGTGGCACGAGCGATATCCATGTTGAACCAGGGGAAAAGGAAGTCACTGTCCGCTACCGCATCGACGGCATCTGCCACGAGAAGCTGAAGCTCCCCGCGAAGGTCGGGCCCGCCCTGGTCGCCCGCCTCAAGATCATGTGCAACCTGGACATCGCCGAGCGCCGGTTGCCGCAGGACGGACGCATCGTGTTCAAGAATTATACGCGCAAGGCGATCGACATCGACCTTCGTGTCTCGACCGCGCCCCTCAACCATGGCGAGGGCGTGGTCATGCGTATCCTGGACAAGCAAAAGTCCACCCTCCCCATGACGGCGCTGGGCTTCTCGGAGGACAACCTTGCCAAGTACCGCGAGGTGATTCGCCAGCCGTATGGGATGATCCTGCATTGCGGACCGACCGGCTCCGGCAAGTCGATGACGCTTTATTCCGCGTTGAACGAGATCAACTCGCCGGAGCTTGTCATCCGCACGGCCGAGGATCCGATCGAGTACACCCTTCCCGGCATCAACCAGATGCAGATGCACCGGCAGATCGGGCTTACCTTTGCGACGGCGCTGCGCTCGTTTCTGCGCCAGGACCCCGACATCATCCTGGTGGGTGAAATTCGAGACAAGGAGACGGCCAACATCGCGGTGGAGGCGGCGCTGACGGGTCACCTTCTGATCAGCACGCTCCACACGAACGACGCCCCGAGCACGGTCGCACGGCTCACGGACATGGGAATCGAGCCATTCATGATTTCGTCCTCGCTTGTGTGCGTCTGCGCGCAACGCCTCATGAGGCGCGTGTGCAAGTCGTGCCGTATCCAGATTGACCCTACGCCGCGGGAGAATGAACTTCTTCAGAAGGCGATCGGATGGTCGGGGCCGATCTTCAAGGCGAATACGCGGGGTTGCCCGCAGTGCGGCTCCTCGGGTTACAAGGGGCGTGTAGGTATCCATGAACTCATGACGACCAGCGAGGAGCTCATCGACGCCATCAACAAGGAGGTCGAGACCGCCGAGTTGAAACGCATCGCGATGCGCAACGGGATGAAGACGCTGCACCAGGACAGCATGCTCAAGGTAAAGGCGGGATTGAGCACGATGGAGGAGTCGGTGGCCACGGTGCCCCCGGACCTCGAGAGCAACAAGTGA
- a CDS encoding HAD family hydrolase, whose amino-acid sequence MIQLPTLPKHLLFDWGNTVMKDDPLRKDPMYLWPKVAVVPAADHVIPQLAKTHVLSIATNAFPSKAEEIRKALARVNLDACFTHIFSAGDLGVHKQDPGFWKKVTDTLGVPAAEVCMIGDSLEVDILPASRAGLQTVWFLHRDDDAVTMPHYASIRTLRELLTQYQA is encoded by the coding sequence ATGATCCAACTTCCCACGCTGCCTAAACACCTGCTCTTCGACTGGGGTAACACAGTCATGAAGGATGACCCCTTGCGCAAGGACCCCATGTACCTGTGGCCGAAGGTGGCGGTGGTGCCCGCTGCGGATCACGTGATACCCCAGCTGGCGAAGACGCATGTGCTTTCGATCGCCACGAACGCCTTTCCCTCAAAGGCCGAGGAGATCCGAAAGGCACTTGCCCGCGTCAACCTCGACGCGTGCTTCACACACATATTCTCGGCCGGCGATCTGGGAGTGCATAAGCAGGATCCCGGGTTCTGGAAAAAAGTAACCGACACCCTCGGGGTGCCGGCAGCAGAAGTCTGTATGATCGGAGACAGTCTCGAGGTAGATATCCTCCCTGCCTCGCGCGCCGGCCTGCAAACGGTGTGGTTCCTCCATCGCGACGATGATGCGGTGACGATGCCGCACTACGCGAGCATTCGGACGCTTCGTGAATTACTGACACAGTATCAGGCCTGA
- a CDS encoding low molecular weight protein-tyrosine-phosphatase, translating into MLLSRRILFVCLGNICRSPAAEGVLRGLAAKDPKAPILHIESAGTSGMHTGDAPDPRMRRAAAKRGYALNSRARQFQAKDLEEFDLIIPMDQANLEAVLRLASRKEHRSKVVPMATYLTRHAHTSIPDPWYGGPEGFEEVLDLLEDACGNLLQLLTRQQGGGTRNSEGAPTNPSGPHTPAT; encoded by the coding sequence GTGCTCCTGTCCCGGCGCATCCTATTCGTCTGCCTTGGCAACATCTGCCGCTCACCGGCGGCTGAGGGGGTGCTGCGCGGCCTTGCGGCCAAGGATCCCAAGGCCCCGATTCTTCACATTGAATCCGCCGGCACCAGCGGCATGCACACAGGCGACGCCCCGGATCCACGAATGCGGCGGGCGGCTGCCAAGCGGGGCTACGCGTTGAACAGCCGGGCAAGGCAGTTCCAGGCGAAGGATCTCGAGGAGTTCGACCTGATCATCCCAATGGACCAGGCAAACCTCGAAGCCGTGCTCCGGCTTGCCTCCCGCAAGGAGCACCGGTCCAAAGTGGTTCCGATGGCGACTTACCTCACGCGTCACGCGCACACGTCCATTCCCGATCCTTGGTATGGGGGACCTGAAGGCTTTGAGGAGGTCCTCGATCTCTTGGAGGACGCTTGTGGAAACCTACTCCAGTTGCTGACCCGGCAACAGGGAGGCGGGACCCGCAATTCGGAGGGCGCTCCCACCAACCCATCAGGACCACACACCCCGGCAACGTGA
- the mnmA gene encoding tRNA 2-thiouridine(34) synthase MnmA: MILVAMSGGVDSSVAALVLKRAGHHVVGAYMKNWINEDKIIGDCPWEQDIIDGRAVADQLGIEYRVVNLMEEYRERVVKYLLDGYTRGLTPNPDVMCNREMKFGVFRDWARANGFSAVATGHYARKRPVHGGGWELLEGADKNKDQSYFLTLLRQEQLADALFPIGDLPKPELRRLAREAGLATAEKKDSQGICFIGQVKMQDFLRQYVPDHPGPIVRATDGRILGEHRGLHYYTLGQRKGIGVPSNTDNQAYVVVGKRAADHALLVAFDSPQAPGLFCSEIRIHGLSWIGAPVTTTRQIEGRVRYRDPRVPLTFIPEGETQALVRFDQPQRALASGQILALHEGEVLLGGGVYL, encoded by the coding sequence ATGATACTCGTCGCCATGTCTGGCGGAGTCGACAGCTCCGTGGCCGCCCTCGTGCTGAAACGCGCGGGTCACCACGTCGTTGGCGCGTACATGAAGAACTGGATCAATGAGGACAAGATCATCGGCGATTGCCCGTGGGAGCAGGACATCATCGACGGGCGCGCTGTCGCGGATCAGCTTGGAATCGAGTATCGGGTCGTTAACCTGATGGAGGAGTACAGGGAGCGCGTGGTGAAGTATCTGCTGGATGGATACACCCGCGGCCTTACTCCAAACCCGGACGTCATGTGCAATCGGGAGATGAAGTTCGGAGTTTTCCGCGACTGGGCGCGGGCGAACGGATTCTCCGCCGTTGCGACGGGCCACTATGCCCGCAAACGACCCGTCCACGGAGGGGGATGGGAACTCCTGGAGGGTGCCGACAAGAACAAGGACCAAAGTTATTTCCTGACCTTGCTTCGGCAGGAGCAGCTTGCGGATGCACTCTTCCCAATCGGCGATCTCCCCAAACCCGAATTGCGGCGACTCGCGCGTGAAGCCGGTCTCGCAACCGCGGAGAAAAAGGACAGCCAGGGAATCTGCTTTATTGGTCAGGTGAAGATGCAGGACTTCCTCCGGCAATACGTGCCAGATCATCCGGGACCCATCGTGCGCGCAACCGACGGTCGAATCCTCGGTGAGCACCGCGGGCTTCACTACTACACGTTGGGTCAGCGCAAAGGAATCGGCGTGCCGTCCAACACCGACAACCAGGCGTACGTCGTCGTCGGGAAACGCGCCGCGGACCACGCTCTTCTCGTGGCCTTCGACAGCCCGCAGGCTCCGGGCCTCTTCTGCTCGGAAATCCGGATTCACGGTCTCAGTTGGATCGGTGCACCCGTCACCACAACGCGTCAAATTGAAGGCCGCGTGCGGTATCGAGACCCCCGCGTGCCGCTCACGTTCATCCCCGAGGGTGAGACGCAAGCGCTGGTCCGCTTCGATCAACCACAACGGGCTCTGGCGTCCGGTCAAATCCTGGCCCTCCACGAGGGTGAAGTGTTGCTGGGCGGTGGCGTTTACCTGTGA
- a CDS encoding alpha-amylase family glycosyl hydrolase, with translation MNWLGLILNEAKAARQLHRLTPAQLNIFRLFRPSESVVSAQRAHYSAPLFPPFRIERTRKAITSSNPPIFLLVPALAWRMMEARMAKVERKVIQAWLEAPNWGLVELAHDWKATYLPPVSLGPRGPRFTTFAKLPEPEYARSSGYCVDRKGDLHFMLFPKRWFGTEEPDEALFVAGSFNGWQNAVGMPEWRLTPGKIGSETVLKFSLPAEKLLSGNHSFKFVTASHRWLEVPFSAPNAFRDDSGNVNYRLDGQRTGQHLFRFTLLQEIDLSAATSLYWNNVEAVPLRPGDYFFTMRSDAPLGARIVGAETVFRLFAPRAQSVELCVCDQFELRDHPHRYSLARCKDGVWEIALEGNLHGWYYWYHISGPNNSFSQFEPKQRILDPYAIATVDHDGPGIVIDASKVAAPDRSFQTPAWQDLVIAEAHVRDLATLAPLGAPSAERGGFRALKEWVESPNFYLAELGVNAVELQPVQEFDNRTREEYHWGYMPTNYFSVESSYSAEPLRASGIREFQEVVAAFHQRGMAVILDVVYNHVGEPAHLVFVDKLYYFEMDSLGRLSNWSGCGNDLRAGAAMATRLIIDSCIHLIDTYGIDGFRFDLAELLGVDVLARIEKALKRAKPDVILIAEPWSFRGHIAGALSSTGWASWNDGYRNFLRDFVRGGGSRETYEYFLKGSPWHFAKWPAQTVNYTESHDDRTWIDMITERPDGNGFHPTPNDRRRTHLMGAILFSSLGIPMLSAGQDFLRSKHGVNNTYLRGDLNALDYRRIHRFPGTHAYFAGWINFRKSELGQLLRLFSRPSDGYFQFWFAADSTASATVYNADGSQGGGRLLFAVNPTFQEVTVPLSFEVADLPWEQLANHERFEYPNRMRSPQIVEQGLTLQPLSCGLWACEVSAVS, from the coding sequence GTGAATTGGCTCGGCCTGATCTTGAATGAAGCGAAAGCAGCGAGGCAACTCCATCGGCTAACACCCGCGCAACTGAACATTTTCCGCCTCTTCCGCCCGTCGGAGTCAGTCGTTTCCGCGCAGCGGGCGCATTATTCGGCTCCGCTCTTTCCGCCCTTCCGCATCGAACGTACTCGCAAGGCGATCACTTCCTCCAATCCTCCAATCTTCCTCCTTGTCCCCGCCTTGGCATGGAGAATGATGGAAGCACGCATGGCCAAAGTTGAGCGAAAGGTGATTCAGGCATGGCTCGAGGCTCCGAACTGGGGCCTGGTGGAACTGGCGCATGACTGGAAAGCCACCTACCTGCCGCCGGTCAGCCTGGGCCCGCGCGGCCCGCGTTTCACCACTTTTGCGAAGCTGCCCGAGCCTGAGTATGCGCGCTCAAGTGGGTATTGCGTCGATAGAAAAGGGGACCTGCACTTCATGCTGTTCCCCAAGCGGTGGTTTGGCACTGAGGAACCTGACGAGGCGCTCTTCGTTGCTGGCAGTTTCAACGGTTGGCAAAATGCGGTTGGAATGCCGGAGTGGCGCCTTACGCCGGGCAAAATCGGCTCTGAAACAGTCCTGAAATTCTCGCTGCCTGCCGAGAAGCTCCTATCGGGCAACCACAGCTTCAAGTTCGTGACGGCGAGTCACCGCTGGCTGGAGGTGCCGTTCTCCGCTCCAAATGCCTTCCGCGACGATTCAGGGAATGTGAATTACCGGCTCGACGGACAGAGGACCGGTCAGCACCTGTTTCGCTTCACGCTTCTTCAGGAGATCGACCTGTCGGCAGCCACGTCGCTTTACTGGAACAATGTGGAAGCCGTGCCGCTTCGACCAGGAGATTATTTCTTCACGATGCGCTCCGATGCTCCGCTCGGCGCTAGAATAGTCGGTGCGGAGACCGTGTTTCGGCTGTTCGCGCCCCGGGCGCAGTCGGTCGAGTTGTGCGTGTGCGACCAATTTGAGCTGCGCGACCACCCCCATCGTTACTCGCTTGCCCGGTGCAAGGACGGCGTCTGGGAGATCGCCCTCGAGGGAAATCTCCATGGCTGGTACTACTGGTATCACATCAGCGGACCGAACAATTCGTTCAGTCAATTCGAACCGAAGCAGCGTATTCTTGATCCCTATGCTATTGCGACTGTCGACCACGATGGACCGGGGATTGTGATCGACGCGTCAAAGGTTGCGGCCCCGGATCGCTCCTTCCAGACGCCGGCCTGGCAGGACCTCGTCATCGCTGAGGCGCATGTGCGCGACCTCGCGACCCTGGCGCCGCTGGGTGCGCCCTCGGCTGAACGGGGTGGATTTCGGGCGCTCAAGGAGTGGGTTGAAAGCCCAAATTTCTATCTTGCCGAGCTCGGTGTGAATGCCGTCGAGCTGCAACCGGTGCAGGAGTTCGACAACCGCACCCGTGAAGAGTATCACTGGGGCTACATGCCGACGAATTACTTCTCAGTGGAGAGTTCGTATTCGGCCGAGCCGTTGCGTGCCTCGGGCATCAGGGAGTTCCAGGAGGTGGTGGCTGCGTTTCACCAGCGGGGAATGGCGGTCATCCTGGACGTCGTCTACAACCATGTCGGCGAACCCGCCCATCTGGTCTTTGTCGACAAGCTCTACTACTTCGAGATGGATTCGCTCGGGCGGCTTTCGAACTGGAGCGGCTGTGGCAACGACCTGCGGGCGGGCGCGGCCATGGCCACCCGCCTGATCATAGACAGCTGTATCCATCTGATTGATACCTATGGGATTGATGGGTTCCGTTTCGACCTGGCGGAGCTGCTCGGGGTGGATGTGCTGGCGCGGATAGAGAAGGCGCTGAAGCGCGCGAAGCCGGACGTGATCCTCATCGCCGAACCGTGGAGTTTCCGCGGCCATATCGCCGGTGCCCTCAGCTCGACCGGATGGGCGTCGTGGAACGATGGATACCGCAATTTCCTGAGGGACTTCGTCCGCGGCGGGGGCAGTCGCGAGACCTACGAGTATTTTCTCAAGGGCTCGCCCTGGCATTTTGCCAAGTGGCCGGCGCAGACGGTCAACTATACCGAGTCGCATGACGACCGCACCTGGATCGACATGATCACGGAGCGTCCGGATGGCAACGGCTTCCATCCCACCCCGAACGACCGACGCCGCACCCATCTGATGGGCGCGATTCTCTTCAGTTCACTTGGAATTCCCATGCTGTCCGCAGGCCAGGATTTTCTGCGGTCAAAGCACGGGGTGAACAACACGTACCTGCGTGGAGACCTCAATGCCCTGGACTACCGCAGGATCCATCGGTTTCCGGGCACCCATGCCTACTTCGCCGGGTGGATCAACTTCCGCAAGTCAGAGCTCGGTCAGCTCCTGAGGCTCTTCTCCCGCCCCTCCGACGGGTATTTCCAATTCTGGTTTGCCGCAGATTCGACGGCCAGCGCCACCGTTTACAATGCCGACGGGTCGCAGGGTGGGGGGCGGTTGCTGTTCGCCGTAAACCCGACCTTCCAGGAGGTGACGGTGCCGTTGTCCTTCGAGGTCGCCGACCTGCCCTGGGAGCAATTGGCGAATCATGAAAGATTCGAATATCCGAATCGGATGCGCTCGCCCCAGATTGTGGAACAAGGACTTACCTTGCAGCCGCTCTCCTGCGGCCTCTGGGCTTGCGAAGTATCGGCCGTAAGCTGA
- the gap gene encoding type I glyceraldehyde-3-phosphate dehydrogenase, with the protein MAVKIAINGFGRIGRLVFRALVEQGLLGTTFDVVAVGDIVPADNLAYLLKYDSTQGKFNGTVGSKKSSPDKAEDDVLIVNGHDIKVVSAKTPAELPWGALGVQVVIESTGLFTEAEKAKGHITAGAKKVIISAPAKGEDITVVIGVNDDKYDAAKHNIISNASCTTNCLAPVVHVLLKEGFGLSEGLMTTVHAYTATQKTVDGPSKKDWKGGRTAAQNVIPSTTGAAKAVSLVLPEVKGKLTGMAFRVPVPTVSVVDLTFKTTKDTSLDEIKAALKKASETYMSGILGYTDEEVVSSDFIHDKRSSIFDAGSSIELNKNFFKLISWYDNEWGYSNRVVELTQKVAAKL; encoded by the coding sequence ATGGCAGTTAAGATCGCTATCAACGGTTTCGGCCGCATCGGCCGCCTTGTTTTCCGCGCACTTGTCGAGCAGGGCCTGCTCGGCACGACCTTTGACGTCGTTGCGGTGGGCGATATCGTCCCGGCCGACAACCTCGCTTACCTGCTGAAGTATGACTCCACACAGGGTAAGTTCAACGGCACGGTCGGTTCCAAGAAGTCCTCGCCTGACAAGGCCGAGGATGACGTGCTTATCGTCAATGGCCACGACATCAAGGTCGTCAGCGCCAAGACCCCCGCTGAGCTCCCCTGGGGCGCCCTCGGCGTCCAGGTTGTCATCGAGTCGACCGGTCTCTTCACCGAGGCTGAGAAGGCCAAGGGCCACATCACCGCTGGCGCCAAGAAGGTCATCATCTCCGCTCCGGCAAAGGGCGAGGACATCACGGTTGTGATCGGCGTCAACGACGACAAGTACGATGCCGCCAAGCACAACATCATTTCCAACGCCTCCTGCACCACGAACTGCCTCGCGCCGGTCGTGCATGTGCTCCTCAAGGAAGGCTTTGGCCTCTCCGAAGGCCTGATGACCACGGTGCACGCCTACACGGCGACCCAGAAGACGGTCGACGGTCCCTCGAAGAAGGACTGGAAGGGTGGCCGCACTGCCGCCCAGAACGTCATCCCGTCGACGACGGGTGCCGCCAAGGCTGTCTCGCTCGTCCTCCCCGAGGTCAAGGGCAAGCTCACCGGCATGGCCTTCCGCGTTCCGGTCCCGACCGTTTCCGTGGTCGACCTGACCTTCAAGACCACCAAGGACACCTCCCTCGATGAGATCAAGGCCGCCCTCAAGAAGGCGTCCGAGACCTACATGAGCGGCATCCTCGGCTACACCGACGAAGAAGTCGTCTCGAGCGACTTTATCCACGACAAGCGTTCGTCGATCTTCGACGCCGGCTCCTCGATCGAGCTCAACAAGAACTTCTTCAAGCTCATCAGCTGGTACGACAACGAGTGGGGCTACAGCAACCGCGTTGTTGAGCTGACCCAGAAGGTCGCCGCGAAGCTTTAA
- the pgk gene encoding phosphoglycerate kinase, translating into MPKFKTIRDLNLTGKRVFMRVDFNVPQDKVTGAITNNQRIVAALPTIKYALEKGASVVLASHLGRPDGKVIEKFSLKPVADELAKLLGKPVAFATDCVGPVAEQAAAALKAGDVLLLENLRFHIEEEGKVKLEDGTSVKAEKAAVEAFRASLSKLGDVYVNDAFGTAHRAHSSMVGVTLQEKAAGFLMEAELNAFAKVLETPQRPLLAILGGAKIADKIPLINNLLEKANEIIIGGGMSFTFKKVLEGMEIGDSLFDPEGAKIAQELFTKAKAKGVTITLPVDFVVADKFDPNANTQVRSDKEGIPAGWMGLDAGPKSRELYAQVIARSKTIVWNGPAGVFEFEKFAEGTKAMAASIASATASGATTVVGGGDTATAAKKFKVADKVSHCSTGGGASLEYLEGKALPGVVFLES; encoded by the coding sequence ATGCCAAAGTTCAAAACAATCCGTGATCTGAATCTCACAGGTAAGCGCGTGTTCATGCGCGTCGACTTCAATGTCCCGCAGGACAAGGTGACCGGCGCCATCACAAACAACCAGCGCATCGTCGCAGCTCTTCCGACAATCAAGTACGCCCTCGAAAAGGGAGCGTCGGTCGTGCTCGCCTCGCACCTCGGCCGTCCGGACGGCAAGGTGATCGAAAAGTTTTCACTCAAGCCCGTCGCCGATGAACTGGCCAAGCTTCTGGGCAAGCCCGTCGCTTTCGCGACTGACTGCGTTGGACCTGTGGCTGAGCAGGCCGCTGCTGCGCTGAAGGCAGGGGACGTGCTCCTCCTCGAGAACCTGCGTTTCCACATCGAGGAAGAGGGCAAGGTGAAGCTTGAGGACGGCACTTCCGTCAAGGCCGAGAAGGCCGCAGTCGAGGCCTTCCGGGCGTCCCTCTCCAAGCTTGGCGACGTTTACGTCAACGATGCCTTCGGCACCGCTCACCGCGCTCACTCCTCGATGGTGGGTGTCACCCTCCAGGAAAAGGCCGCTGGCTTCCTGATGGAGGCTGAGCTCAACGCTTTCGCCAAGGTGCTTGAGACCCCGCAGCGTCCGCTGCTCGCGATCCTCGGCGGCGCCAAGATCGCTGACAAAATTCCCCTCATCAACAACCTCCTGGAAAAGGCCAACGAGATTATCATCGGCGGCGGCATGTCCTTCACGTTCAAGAAGGTCCTCGAGGGAATGGAGATCGGCGACAGCCTCTTCGACCCCGAGGGTGCCAAGATTGCCCAGGAGCTTTTCACCAAGGCCAAAGCCAAGGGTGTCACCATCACGCTGCCCGTTGATTTCGTGGTGGCCGATAAGTTCGACCCCAATGCGAATACCCAGGTCCGTTCTGACAAGGAGGGCATCCCGGCCGGCTGGATGGGTCTCGATGCTGGACCGAAGTCCCGCGAACTCTACGCACAGGTGATTGCCCGTTCCAAGACCATTGTCTGGAATGGCCCTGCAGGCGTGTTCGAGTTCGAGAAGTTTGCCGAAGGCACGAAGGCCATGGCGGCTTCCATTGCTTCTGCGACGGCGTCCGGTGCCACGACAGTCGTGGGTGGCGGCGATACGGCCACGGCGGCCAAGAAGTTCAAGGTAGCTGACAAGGTCTCACATTGCTCCACCGGGGGCGGCGCCTCGCTGGAATACCTCGAAGGCAAGGCTCTTCCGGGCGTCGTCTTCCTCGAGTCCTGA
- the tpiA gene encoding triose-phosphate isomerase — MIRKKLIAGNWKMNKTSADAQALAQDLVSAVGKVTDVEIVVCPPFTSLETVGKAIDGSSLKLGAQNMHFEASGAFTGEVSAPMLRAIFATHVILGHSERRTYFGENDALINKKVIAALKNQLKPILCVGETLAEREAGATLKVVQTQIEAGLEGVSKELATSVVIAYEPVWAIGTGKVATTEQAQEVHAFIRSLLTKLFTDPVAQKVRILYGGSMKPQNAPELLAQKDIDGGLIGGASLEARSFVELVTAAQKV, encoded by the coding sequence ATGATTCGCAAAAAACTGATCGCCGGTAACTGGAAGATGAACAAGACCTCGGCAGACGCACAGGCGCTCGCCCAGGACCTCGTTTCCGCAGTCGGCAAGGTAACGGATGTCGAGATCGTCGTTTGCCCCCCGTTCACGTCCCTCGAGACGGTCGGGAAGGCAATTGACGGTTCCAGCTTGAAGCTTGGCGCGCAAAACATGCATTTCGAAGCGAGCGGAGCCTTCACCGGCGAAGTCTCAGCTCCGATGCTGCGTGCGATCTTCGCCACCCATGTCATCTTGGGTCACAGTGAACGGCGCACCTACTTCGGCGAGAATGATGCGCTCATCAACAAGAAGGTGATCGCCGCCCTCAAGAACCAGTTGAAGCCAATCCTCTGTGTGGGCGAAACGCTCGCCGAGCGCGAGGCTGGCGCCACCCTCAAGGTGGTGCAGACCCAGATCGAGGCAGGCCTCGAAGGTGTCAGCAAGGAACTGGCCACGAGCGTGGTGATCGCCTACGAGCCTGTCTGGGCCATTGGCACCGGCAAGGTGGCGACGACTGAGCAGGCGCAAGAGGTGCACGCGTTTATCCGCTCACTTCTCACCAAGCTGTTCACCGATCCCGTGGCGCAGAAGGTCCGCATCCTCTACGGTGGCTCGATGAAGCCCCAGAATGCGCCCGAGCTGCTCGCCCAGAAGGATATCGACGGCGGGTTGATCGGTGGCGCAAGCCTCGAGGCCCGCAGCTTCGTCGAGTTGGTGACTGCGGCGCAGAAAGTCTGA